The genomic DNA AAGTCTTCAATTTTATCTAATAATTCTATTTCGCTTGTGGTATTAGATAAACGTACCATTGTAGACTCGAAACCAACGCGCTCACAAGCACGTACTTTACTTCCAACGTATGTTAAACTGGCTCCATCATTACCAACGATTACTGCTGCTAAATGCGGCACTTTTTCGTTGTTAGCTTTCATTTTATCAACTTCGGCTTTGATTTCTTCTTTTATATCGTTGCTAATTTTTTTACCGTCTAAAATTGTCATAGTATCTTAATGGTTTCTATGCTAGGTTTTAAATTTTAAAACCGTTGCTAATTTGTTTATTTATAATGTGAGCTCTAATTTAATTTTCGAGTTCGGGTTTGTTTTATTTTTATTGTAAACAAAAAAACATGAGTTACCTCATGTTTTTCATTGCATTCATCATTGCTTTTCCTTTTCCGCCTTGCATCATTTTCATCATTTTGCTCATTTGGTCAAACTGTTTAAGTAATTGATTTACTTGTTGCACAGATGTTCCTGAACCTTTTCCTATTCGTTTTTTTCTACTGGCGTTTATAATTGCTGGATTTGTTCTTTCTTTCACAGTCATAGAATGTATTATTGCTTCTATGTGTTTAAAGGCATCATCGTCTATGTCTATATCTTTCATCATTTTTCCTGCTCCAGGAATCATGCCTACAAGATCTTTCATGTTACCCATTTTCTTAATTTGCTGAATTTGCTTTAAGAAATCATCAAACCCAAATTGGTTTTTGGCAATTTTCTTTTGTAGTTTTCTTGCTTCTTGCTCGTCAAATTGCTCTTGGGCTCTTTCTACTAAAGATACAACATCTCCCATTCCAAGAATACGGTCTGCCATACGTGAAGGATAAAATATATCTATCGCTTCCATTTTTTCTCCTGTACCAATAAACTTAATTGGTTTATTTACTACAGATTTAATAGAAATTGCTGCTCCACCACGCGTATCACCATCTAATTTGGTAAGTATTACACCGTCAAAATTTAAAACATCGTTAAATGCTTTTGCTGTATTTACAGCATCTTGACCTGTCATAGAATCGACTACAAATAGTGTTTCTTGTGGTTTTATTGCTGTATGAATATTTGATATCTCGGTCATCATGGCTTCATCTACAGCAAGACGACCAGCGGTATCAATTATTACAACATTGTGACCATTTTGTTTTGCATGTGCAATACCTGCTTGTGCAATTGCAACAGGATCGTTGTTTCCTTTATCGCTATAAACATCGACCTTAATTTGGTCTCCAACTACATGTAATTGGTCTACGGCTGCTGGTCTGTAAACATCACAGGCAACTAATAAAGGTTTTTTAGTTTTTTTACTTTTTAAGAAGTTCGCTAATTTACCAGAAAATGTAGTTTTACCAGAACCTTGTAATCCAGACATAAGTATTACAGTTGGTGTACCAGAAAGGTTAATACCTTCTGCATCGCCACCCATAAGCTCGGTTAATTCGTCTTTAACGATTTTAACCATTAATTGCCCTGGTTGTAAGGTTGTTAATACGTTAGCTCCTAAAGCTTTTTCCTTTACACGGTTTGTAAAATCTTTAGCTATTTTAAAGTTAACATCGGCATCTAAAAGTGCACGACGAACTTCTTTTAAAGTTTCGGCAACATTTACTTCTGTAATGCTTCCGTGACCTTTTAGTACGTGTAGCGCTTTATCTAACTTTTCACTTAAATTATTAAACATAGTCTTTTAGTATTCTATAATCAGGTTGCAGTAGGCAGCCTGACGCGTTCTTAAGATTCGCAAATTTAATAATTTGAAGTGTATTTATAAAGTTTAAGAAGATATAATATTAACAAAAAAAGAGCGACCAAAAATGGCAGCTCTTTTTACTTAAAAACTAACTAAAAAAAGTAATTATGGCATTACTTTAATTTTTAAATTAATTACAATTTTTTTCTAAAACTAATTCGTTTCCGTTATTACTAACATCGTGAAATATCATTTGGTTTGCAGTACATTCTACTACTACATATTCTCCTTCTATAATTTGTACATTTCCTCCTGTTATACTAGATAAGTTAACAATTACTTCTCCGCTTCCTGTTTGAGAGGTTGTCCATTGTCCTGTATAATTTTCGTTAGTAGATTCTATTATCATTTCTTGATTTGCATTAAAGCTAATATTAAAAATACTAAAACTAGAATCTCCTGCGTAATTGGTTATTGTCCATTCGCAATCGTTTAATATTGCATCTACATCTTGCTCTGTACACATACCATTATCTATACAATTTTGCTCTATAACCATAGTATTATTTTCTTGATTCATTTCTAAACGGTCTGGTTCACATTCTGTTATTAACCAGTTTCCAGAAATGGCTTGAATATTTGGACCATTTACACTATTAAAGGCTACCCAAACACCATCGTTTGTTTCACTAGTTGACCATGTTGATGTTATGGTTTGACCGTTTCCTGTTATTAATAATGTTCCGTTACTATTAAAATCTAGATTGTAAACAATTAAATCGTCACTACCATTATAGTTAACAACATTCCAAATACATGCTACTAAATAATTATCTACATCAACTTCTGTACATGATGAAGCGCAACTTTCTACCAATAAATTTATTTGATAAGTCTGGAAAGTTCCATCTTCTAGTAATTCTACTCTTGCATAGTATGTATTGTTTAATGTAGCATTAAAATAGACTACTGTTAATGGATTTACTGCTGTTTGAGCGTCTACAATTGTTTCATGATAAGTGACTATAACATTGTCGTTTAAACAGTCTTGGTATATAGATTCTAAATTATATTCTCCAAAACCAGTAGTATCGCATTCTACTATTTCAAGATCTTGAAAACAGTTAAAAGGAGTTTCATTTTCATCATCTTCCCAATCGTAATCATCATCTTCATCGCAATCGTCTTCGGCTTCATTTATTATAATTTCAAGTTCTTGATTACTATTTACTTCAACTGTATTACCATTGCTTAAAACCATAGTAACTGGAAAGTTTAAACTTGCTAAAACGCCATTTTCTAAATTATCTATAAAATTATATAAAGCTGCGTCATTTTCTATCTCTACTGTTTCTGTTATTTGAAAATCTGCATTATAAATTGAAAATGTAATTGGGTATTGAAAATCGATACACTCTATATCATCATCATTTTCATTTTCTCCAGCACAATCTGCAATAAAAGCTTCTAATTCTGTTTCATTTGCTATTTCAATCTCTTCGTAATTATTTAATGTTATTACTATAGGAAACAAAAATTCTATTGTATCATCATCTGTAGTAAATTCATTAAAAAGTGTTTCAATCACTTCAAAATCTGTTTCATTTTCTACAATAACTTCTACGCCATTAACCGTAATTGTTACTGGTAAATTAATTAAAATACAATTTGCATTATCTAGTATATTATCTATAGAACCATCAAGTGTAGCTGTATTTTGTAATAAGTTAGCTAGGTTAGAGTTTTGTGTAATTGTTTCTTGATCGTTAGGCGAAGAAATTTGGGTAATTTCATCTTGACATGAAAGAAAACAACATAAAATTGCAACTAAAACGGTAACATATTTTAAAGTATTTTTAATTAAGCTTATAATCATAATCTTGTTAATTTTAAAGTTTGTTTGCTTTCTACTATTTACTGCTAAAACAATTTACTTTAAAAAATTCCTAACTCTGTATTTGTTTTTTTTTACATTTAGAACGTATTAAAAATATAATATGCCAAAAAAACTACATGATAATATATGTGATGAATTTAGATTTAATGCTTTATTTAAAAAGCACTCTAAAGACTTACATAATTTCTTGTATTATAAGTTTGGAGACCATTTAAACCCAAAAGATAAAACACAAGATGCTTTTATTAAACTTTGGGAAAATTGTAAAAAAGTTAGTCCAGAAAAAGCAAAAAGTTACCTATTTACTATTGCTAATAATTTAATGTTAAATGAAGCAAAGCATTATAAAATAGTTTTAAAACATCAAAAATTAAAACCGAAACACCATACTAACGAGTCTCCAGAATTTGTATTAGAAGAAAAACAATACCTTGAAAAATTACAAATAGCACTAAGTAAATTAACCGATGCACAACGTACTGCTTTTATGATGAATCGTGTTGAAGGTAAAAAACATAAAGAAATTGCAGACTTATTAGGAATAAGTAGAAAAGCTGTAGAAAAACGCATTTATGGTGCGCTAAAAAAACTTAGAGAAGATATAAACGAATTATAATACTAAGTTATTAATTTTTAGCAGGTAGGAATTTAAAACATTAAGTTGTTATATGGTTGATAAGATATTATGAAACGAGAAGATTTAATAAAAAAATGGTTAGATAACAACCTTAATCCAGAAGAACTTGAAGCTTTTAAAAAGCTTGAAGATTATAATGAGTTGATTAAGATTGATAATGCGTTGCAATATTTCAAGGCAGATGGTTTTGATTCTAATATTGAATTAGAAAAACTAAACACTACCTTAAAACAAAAACGTAAGCAAAAAAATACGTGGCTAAAACCTATATTACGAATAGCTGCTATTATTGCTATTTGTGTTGGTTTTTATTTTTATAATTATAATTTAGATACTAACATTAACACTCAAATTGCCCAAAAAGAAAATTTAAATTTACCAGATAACTCTCAAGTAAAACTTAATGCGGTTTCTACAATAGCTTATAATAAAAGTGATTGGAAAACAGAAAGACAATTAGCGTTAAATGGTGAAGCATATTTTAAAGTGTCTAAAGGAGAGAAATTTACTGTAAATACAACATCTGGTTCCGTTACAGTATTAGGTACAGAATTTAATATAAAAAATAGAGATAATATTTTTGAAGTTACTTGCTATGAAGGTAGTGTAAAAGTAATAAGCGATAAACATTCGCAAATTTTAAAACCAGGCGATCGTTTTTTAATTTTAAACGGAAATTATATTGAAAACACTACTGTTTCTGAAAAATCTCCTTACTGGATTAATAACGAAAGTGCTTTTAAAAGCATGCCATATAGTCAAGTAATAGCAGAGTTTGAAAGGCAATATAACGTTAGTATAAACGTTACTAATGTTAATACTAACGAGCTATTTACAGGAAGTTTTGGGCATGATAATATAGATATTGCACTAAAAGCAATTGCTTTGCCTCTAAACTTAACTTACACTAAAAATAGTAACAAGATATCGCTAAAGCGTGAGTAATAACTTTAAGACTACTCTCTTAATATTTCTCTTTTATTTTAGTATAAACAGTAGTTTTTCTCAAACTATAAATACTGAAAAACAACCGCTTGCAATAATTTTAAAAACTATAGAAACAAGGTTTGGCATACGCTTTACTTACATAGATAAAGCTATACAAGACCTATATATTGAAGCGCCCTTAAACACACTTTCTTATAACGATACACTAACCTATTTAGAAGTTAAATCTGGATTAGATTTTAAAATTATTAATAGCCGCTTTGTTGCAATTAACAAACCCAAAACCAGCAGCAAAAAAATAGAACAGTTAGAAGAAGTTTACTTAAACAACTATTTAACCAGTGGTATAGAGCAAAACAAAACAGGAGAAATTATAGTAAAACCAAACGAGTTTGGTATTTTACCAGGACTTATAGAACCTGATATTTTACAAACTATACAAGCGCTTCCTGGTGTTTTAAGTATAGACGAAAGTGTCTCTAACCTAAACGTTAGAGGTGGCACACACGATCAAAACTTAATACTTTGGGACGATATAAAAATGTATCAATCTGGTCACTTTTTTGGTTTAATATCTGCTTTTAATCCTTATCTAATTAACGAAGTTGTTATATCAAAAAACGGAACAAGTGCTATCCATGGCGATGGTGTATCTAGTACTATAGATATGCAACTAGATAACGAAATTAACGCCAATAGTAGCTTTGGTGCTGGAGTTGATTTAATTCAAGCTGATGCTTTTGCGAAACTAAAACTTAAGGATAATTTAGAACTACAAATTGCAGGAAGACGCTCTATTACAGATGTGGCTGAAACACCAACATATAAACAATATTTTGATCGTATATTCCAAGATGTTGAAGTGAATAACACAATGCAAAATCAAGAGCAAAGCCTAACCTCAAATGAAACATTTTACTTCTATGATGCCGCAGCAAAATTGCTATACGATATCTCTAAAAAAGACAAATTAAGATTAAGTTTTATAACCATTTTTAATGCATTAGATTATTTAGAAAACCCATTAGAAAATACTTCTATCCAAGCTAAACAAAGCCAAATTAAACAGCGAAATATAGCTACAGGACTTACTTATAATAGAAAATGGTCTAGCACATTAAGTAGTGATTTAAAAATACATTATTCTAATTATAAATTAGATGCTAAAAATGCAGATATTATTAACGATCAAATATTACTTCAAAAAAATGAAGTAACAGATAATGGTATTGCTTTTAAAACAACCATTGACTTTAGTGAAAATTTTAATTGGATTATTGGGTATCAATACAATGAGATTGGTGTAAGTAATTTAGAAGACATTAATAATCCTCAATTTAATAGTAACATTAAAAAAGTAGTAGAAACTCATGCTACATTTAGTGAGTTTAATTACACTTCACAAAACCGAAATACAAATGTAAAAGCTGGTGCGAGAAGTAATTATTACAAGCCTTTTAACTTACTATTTATTGAACCCAGAGTTAGCGTTAATCAGAAAATTTTAAATTATTTTAAAGTAGAATTTCTAGCCGAATTTAAAAGTCAAGCTGTAACACAAGTTATAGATAGACAAAACGATTTTTTAGGCATAGAAAAACGCCGTTGGGTATTGGCAAATAATACCACAAATCCAATAGTTAGAAGTACACAAACATCTATAGGCTTACATTATAACCAAAATAAATTATTGGTAAGCACTTCGTTTTTTACAAAAAAAGTAGAAGGTATAACTTCTAGAAGTCAAGGTTTTCAAAATCAATTTCAAAATGTAAATGCTGTAGGACAATACAATATTAATGGTATAGATTTTTTAATTAACAAGCAGTTTACTAATGTAAGTACCTGGTTAAGTTACTCTTTTAGTAATAACAAATATAATTTTCCAACATTAAATAACGGTCAAGATTTTTTTAACAATACAAATATATCTCACGCTATTACTTTTGCAGGCACATACTCGATTAAAAATTTAAAACTAGCACTTGGAGTTAATTGGCGCTCGGGAAAACCCACAACTTTCCCTAATAACGAGAATCCTGTTTTTGATAATACTATACATTACAACACGCCAAACAACTCTAATTTGAGTAGTTATTTTAGAACCGACTTCTCTAGTACATATGGTTTTAAGTTTTCAAATAAAATAAGAGCAAAAGTTGGTCTTTCCATCTGGAATGTATTTAACAGAAAAAATATATTAAATACATATTATATTCTTAATCAAGACGACTCTCTAACAACTGTAGAAAATAAATCGCTAGGTTTAACACCTAATCTTAATTTTAGAGTTTCGTTTTAGACTAAAAAAGAATAATAATTAAAATTTACATCTATAATTACTAATCCCTAATAGTTACCTTTGGTTTTATTCACTTTATTAAAATTTAAAGTTTTAGTACATGTTTGAAAAACTATACAATTTATTAAATAATGAAAATGGAACGCGTGTTTGTAAAGATATTACAGATGATGCTTGTAAACATGTACCAAAAAACTATTTTTTAATAATTTTTAGTAATACGTTTACATCACTTGGAGACACTTTAAGCAACCCTAAAACAGTATTAACATGGTTAATGAGTTATGTTAGTGCTCCTGTTTATTTAATTAGTTTAATAGTTCCTATTAGAGAATCTGGATCAATGGTGCCACAGGTAGCTATTGCAAAATATATTAATAAAAAACCTATTAGAAAATGGCTTTGGGTTATTGGTTCTTTAATTCAGTTTTTGGCTATTGCTTCTATTGGTTTAATTGCTTTAAATTTTAAAGGCTCTACTGCCGGATGGTTAATTATTTTAGCTATAGTAATTTTTAGTTTAGCTAGAAGTGTTTGTTCTTTATCTTCTAAAGATGTTACAGGTAAAACGATTCCTAAAACAAGACGCGGTAGATTAAAAGGCTATACTGTTTCTATTTCTGGAATACTAGTATTAATAGCTGGATTATACATTTTATATACATCTAATAATGGTGAGGCTACAGTTTCGTTTTATAGTAATCTTATATTTTTTGCTTCAATAACCTGGCTTGTATCTGCATTAATATATTCTAGAATAAAAGAATTTCCTGGAGAAACAAACACTAAGGATTCTAAAAACAAAACGACCTTTATATCTAAACTTAAATTATTAAAAACCGATGATCATTTTAGAAATTTTGTTATTACAAGATCATTGTTATTATGTTCTGCTTTAACTGCTCCTTATTATGTTATTTTAGCACAAAAGCATGTAGGTAAAGAAAGTTATTTATTAGGATTATTTATTATTTCCAAAGGTATCGCATCTATAATTAGTTCTCCTTTTTGGGGAAAACTAGCAGATAAATCTAGCAAAAATGTTATGGCACTAGCTGTTTTAATAGCTTCGGTTTTAGGTATTTTTACTTTTATAATTATTTCCTATTCTGAAACTTTAAGATCTATAAACTGGATTTATCCAGTTGCTTTTTTTATTCTAGGTGTAGCGCATGGTGGTGTTAGGTTAGGACGTAAAACTTATATTGTTGATATGGCTACAGGAAATCAAAGAACAGATTATGTATCTGTAAGTAATACTGTAATTGGTTTAATTTTATTAGTTACCGGAGGTTTAAGCGCCATAGTTTCTTTAATTTCTATAGAAGGTGTTGTTCTAATCTTATCCTTATTTGGTTTATTAGGTGCTTACAAAAGCTACAAGCTTCCTAATGTAGAATAAAAAAAGCACCAAAATGGTGCTTTTATATTTACTAAATTTTAAT from Lacinutrix sp. 5H-3-7-4 includes the following:
- the ffh gene encoding signal recognition particle protein — encoded protein: MFNNLSEKLDKALHVLKGHGSITEVNVAETLKEVRRALLDADVNFKIAKDFTNRVKEKALGANVLTTLQPGQLMVKIVKDELTELMGGDAEGINLSGTPTVILMSGLQGSGKTTFSGKLANFLKSKKTKKPLLVACDVYRPAAVDQLHVVGDQIKVDVYSDKGNNDPVAIAQAGIAHAKQNGHNVVIIDTAGRLAVDEAMMTEISNIHTAIKPQETLFVVDSMTGQDAVNTAKAFNDVLNFDGVILTKLDGDTRGGAAISIKSVVNKPIKFIGTGEKMEAIDIFYPSRMADRILGMGDVVSLVERAQEQFDEQEARKLQKKIAKNQFGFDDFLKQIQQIKKMGNMKDLVGMIPGAGKMMKDIDIDDDAFKHIEAIIHSMTVKERTNPAIINASRKKRIGKGSGTSVQQVNQLLKQFDQMSKMMKMMQGGKGKAMMNAMKNMR
- a CDS encoding RNA polymerase sigma factor, with translation MPKKLHDNICDEFRFNALFKKHSKDLHNFLYYKFGDHLNPKDKTQDAFIKLWENCKKVSPEKAKSYLFTIANNLMLNEAKHYKIVLKHQKLKPKHHTNESPEFVLEEKQYLEKLQIALSKLTDAQRTAFMMNRVEGKKHKEIADLLGISRKAVEKRIYGALKKLREDINEL
- a CDS encoding FecR family protein, which produces MKREDLIKKWLDNNLNPEELEAFKKLEDYNELIKIDNALQYFKADGFDSNIELEKLNTTLKQKRKQKNTWLKPILRIAAIIAICVGFYFYNYNLDTNINTQIAQKENLNLPDNSQVKLNAVSTIAYNKSDWKTERQLALNGEAYFKVSKGEKFTVNTTSGSVTVLGTEFNIKNRDNIFEVTCYEGSVKVISDKHSQILKPGDRFLILNGNYIENTTVSEKSPYWINNESAFKSMPYSQVIAEFERQYNVSINVTNVNTNELFTGSFGHDNIDIALKAIALPLNLTYTKNSNKISLKRE
- a CDS encoding TonB-dependent siderophore receptor: MSNNFKTTLLIFLFYFSINSSFSQTINTEKQPLAIILKTIETRFGIRFTYIDKAIQDLYIEAPLNTLSYNDTLTYLEVKSGLDFKIINSRFVAINKPKTSSKKIEQLEEVYLNNYLTSGIEQNKTGEIIVKPNEFGILPGLIEPDILQTIQALPGVLSIDESVSNLNVRGGTHDQNLILWDDIKMYQSGHFFGLISAFNPYLINEVVISKNGTSAIHGDGVSSTIDMQLDNEINANSSFGAGVDLIQADAFAKLKLKDNLELQIAGRRSITDVAETPTYKQYFDRIFQDVEVNNTMQNQEQSLTSNETFYFYDAAAKLLYDISKKDKLRLSFITIFNALDYLENPLENTSIQAKQSQIKQRNIATGLTYNRKWSSTLSSDLKIHYSNYKLDAKNADIINDQILLQKNEVTDNGIAFKTTIDFSENFNWIIGYQYNEIGVSNLEDINNPQFNSNIKKVVETHATFSEFNYTSQNRNTNVKAGARSNYYKPFNLLFIEPRVSVNQKILNYFKVEFLAEFKSQAVTQVIDRQNDFLGIEKRRWVLANNTTNPIVRSTQTSIGLHYNQNKLLVSTSFFTKKVEGITSRSQGFQNQFQNVNAVGQYNINGIDFLINKQFTNVSTWLSYSFSNNKYNFPTLNNGQDFFNNTNISHAITFAGTYSIKNLKLALGVNWRSGKPTTFPNNENPVFDNTIHYNTPNNSNLSSYFRTDFSSTYGFKFSNKIRAKVGLSIWNVFNRKNILNTYYILNQDDSLTTVENKSLGLTPNLNFRVSF
- a CDS encoding MFS transporter; protein product: MFEKLYNLLNNENGTRVCKDITDDACKHVPKNYFLIIFSNTFTSLGDTLSNPKTVLTWLMSYVSAPVYLISLIVPIRESGSMVPQVAIAKYINKKPIRKWLWVIGSLIQFLAIASIGLIALNFKGSTAGWLIILAIVIFSLARSVCSLSSKDVTGKTIPKTRRGRLKGYTVSISGILVLIAGLYILYTSNNGEATVSFYSNLIFFASITWLVSALIYSRIKEFPGETNTKDSKNKTTFISKLKLLKTDDHFRNFVITRSLLLCSALTAPYYVILAQKHVGKESYLLGLFIISKGIASIISSPFWGKLADKSSKNVMALAVLIASVLGIFTFIIISYSETLRSINWIYPVAFFILGVAHGGVRLGRKTYIVDMATGNQRTDYVSVSNTVIGLILLVTGGLSAIVSLISIEGVVLILSLFGLLGAYKSYKLPNVE